The Bacteriovorax sp. PP10 genome has a window encoding:
- a CDS encoding enoyl-CoA hydratase/isomerase family protein, producing MKALTRIPIFSYNTIATTLITDSKSLEIKFRKKFINFETLFELESILAWCASHPEVQSLYITVYGDHFIQGIDPEELKTLPEDKLKKILQKLSTISQSIFCLPQTVIMDLKTSARGIGLELALAADIRMAKENAVFSFDHLTQGLTPTCGVFSFLAPYINQNVMRSLLLSGSEFNVTTMNMLGGYCDTTVVANDLLKQIYAQAPVARMQAKRGILSDNFTHDINPKIEVERKIFNATAATSDYTQTNPFMTHTEFKEKLQQEG from the coding sequence ATGAAAGCACTCACACGAATTCCCATTTTCAGTTACAACACAATCGCGACGACTCTGATCACAGATTCAAAGTCCCTGGAAATTAAATTCAGAAAGAAATTCATTAATTTTGAAACTCTTTTCGAGCTGGAATCAATTCTCGCTTGGTGTGCAAGCCATCCGGAAGTTCAATCTCTTTACATCACTGTGTACGGTGATCACTTCATTCAGGGAATCGACCCTGAAGAACTAAAAACTCTTCCAGAAGATAAACTTAAAAAAATTCTTCAAAAACTCTCTACGATCTCTCAATCTATTTTCTGTCTGCCTCAGACAGTGATCATGGATTTAAAGACCAGTGCTCGTGGTATCGGTCTTGAGCTTGCTCTTGCTGCTGATATTAGAATGGCAAAAGAAAACGCTGTGTTCTCTTTTGATCACCTGACACAAGGACTGACTCCTACCTGTGGAGTGTTCTCTTTCCTTGCTCCGTATATCAATCAAAACGTCATGAGATCTCTTCTTTTATCAGGAAGTGAATTCAACGTTACAACGATGAATATGCTGGGTGGATACTGCGATACAACTGTGGTTGCCAACGATCTTTTAAAACAGATCTACGCTCAGGCACCAGTCGCTCGTATGCAGGCAAAACGCGGAATTCTAAGTGATAACTTCACTCACGATATCAATCCGAAAATAGAAGTAGAAAGAAAGATCTTCAATGCAACTGCAGCGACGTCTGACTACACTCAAACAAATCCTTTTATGACTCATACTGAGTTTAAAGAAAAATTGCAGCAAGAAGGCTAA